The Ornithodoros turicata isolate Travis chromosome 9, ASM3712646v1, whole genome shotgun sequence genome includes a region encoding these proteins:
- the LOC135367910 gene encoding neuromedin-K receptor-like: MTLVVVATFAFCWLPYQTYNVLQELYPEINQYRYINVIWFSCHWLAMSNSCYNPFIYAIYSENFSAAFQARMTCCFSKKHAQASTLHRVRSTVSSYS; the protein is encoded by the exons ATGACCCTCGTAGTGGTAGCAACATTCGCCTTCTGCTGGTTACCCTACCAAACGTACAACGTTCTCCAAGAACTCTACCCGGAGATCAACCA GTATCGCTACATCAACGTGATCTGGTTTTCCTGCCACTGGTTGGCCATGAGCAACTCGTGCTACAATCCTTTCATCTACGCCATCTATAGC GAAAACTTCAGTGCAGCTTTTCAAGCCAGGATGACCTGCTGCTTCTCAAAGAAGCACGCCCAAGCGTCGACCCTGCATCGAGTACGCTCCACTGTGTCATCGTAttcgtga